The Iamia majanohamensis genome window below encodes:
- a CDS encoding zf-HC2 domain-containing protein: protein MRCDDFREASSARLDHEDLPDGVTGAALDAHLATCADCLAWADVASSLHRQVRMRPARPQPDRTEALLAAVPLASRPRPVREGVRYALLAVGLAQVLLALPALFLGAEVDAPVHVAREMGAFELALGVGLLSAAWRPRLATGLLPFAAALAGAVLVTAVVDVVRGQAVALSEAHHVLDLAGVALLWLLQTRPGRALRGQVDLVGA, encoded by the coding sequence ATGCGCTGCGACGACTTCCGCGAGGCCTCCTCCGCCCGCCTCGACCACGAGGACCTCCCCGACGGCGTCACCGGGGCCGCCCTCGACGCCCACCTGGCGACCTGTGCCGACTGCCTGGCCTGGGCCGACGTGGCCTCCTCCCTCCACCGCCAGGTGCGGATGCGCCCGGCGCGGCCCCAGCCCGACCGCACGGAGGCCCTGCTCGCCGCCGTCCCCCTGGCGTCGCGGCCCCGGCCCGTCCGGGAGGGGGTGCGCTACGCCCTCCTCGCCGTGGGCCTGGCCCAGGTCCTGCTGGCCCTGCCCGCCCTCTTCCTCGGCGCCGAGGTGGACGCCCCGGTGCACGTGGCCCGGGAGATGGGCGCCTTCGAGCTGGCCCTCGGCGTCGGGCTGCTCAGCGCGGCCTGGCGCCCTCGCCTGGCCACGGGGCTGCTGCCCTTCGCCGCCGCCCTCGCCGGCGCCGTGCTCGTCACGGCCGTGGTCGACGTGGTCCGGGGCCAGGCCGTGGCCCTGTCCGAGGCCCACCACGTCCTCGACCTGGCCGGGGTGGCCCTCCTGTGGCTGCTCCAGACGCGCCCGGGCCGGGCCCTGCGGGGCCAGGTGGACCTGGTCGGCGCCTGA
- a CDS encoding sigma-70 family RNA polymerase sigma factor, with protein sequence MDHLTELALAARDGDEPSLAGFVRASQADVHRLAAHLVDPASADDVTQEVYLRAIPALARYRGEAPARAWLLTITRRTCADVIRRRGRRRRLWQRLTDQPDPARTEGAPEVGGDTALEELLGDLDPDRREAFVLTQVLGLAYAEAAEVCGVPVGTIRSRVSRARSDLVAAVRAAEDAEPGARGAEGASS encoded by the coding sequence GTGGACCACCTGACCGAGCTGGCGCTGGCCGCCCGCGACGGCGACGAGCCCAGCCTGGCCGGGTTCGTGCGCGCGTCCCAGGCCGACGTGCACCGCCTCGCCGCCCACCTGGTGGACCCGGCCTCGGCCGACGACGTGACCCAGGAGGTCTACCTCCGGGCCATCCCCGCCCTGGCCCGCTACCGGGGCGAGGCGCCGGCCCGGGCCTGGCTGCTCACCATCACCCGCCGCACCTGCGCCGACGTGATCCGCCGGCGGGGACGCCGCCGCCGCCTGTGGCAGCGTCTCACCGACCAGCCCGACCCGGCCCGCACGGAGGGCGCGCCCGAGGTCGGCGGCGACACCGCCCTCGAGGAGCTGCTGGGCGACCTCGACCCGGACCGGCGGGAGGCCTTCGTGCTCACCCAGGTGCTGGGCCTGGCCTACGCCGAGGCGGCCGAGGTGTGCGGCGTCCCGGTGGGCACGATCCGCTCCCGGGTGTCGCGGGCCCGCAGCGACCTGGTGGCTGCGGTCCGCGCCGCGGAGGACGCCGAGCCCGGCGCCCGGGGGGCCGAGGGCGCCTCCTCCTGA
- a CDS encoding nicotinate phosphoribosyltransferase: MRGILSTDEYQLTMAQLYLRAGLADRRVRFEHFFRTNPDYGTHQAGYCVAAGIGDLARWVRTTRTTPADVEALRGHRGRTGARLFDDAFLEWFAEVDLCALDVHAVPEGRVVHPNTPMSVVEGPLAAAQLLETPLLNALNFPTLIATKASRVAEAARDRPVLEFGMRRAAGAGADAASRAALVGGAASTSNAAVGYAAGIAPSGTHAHSMVQLFLALGEGERDAFAAYADAYPDDCLLLVDTIDTLGSGVPNAIATFEDLRRRGHQPVGIRLDSGDLAHLAVRSARMLDDAGFGDTTIVLSSSLDELAIWQIVTQVASEAPRAGLDADAVVGRLVFGVGSRLATSHGAPSLDGVYKLVAVDEEGAWAPAIKRSDTPEKVLNPGAKGLWRVYDAGGTATADVLTTAEEHLAPGTELHLHHHGRSDLTRTVAADGWSEAEPLLEPIVVGGEVVVDGGQDALDDVAAARARRRADVERLDPGVRRLVNPHVYHVSITDDLAELKAGLLRTL; encoded by the coding sequence GTGCGAGGGATCCTCTCCACCGACGAGTACCAGCTCACCATGGCCCAGCTGTACCTGCGGGCCGGGCTGGCCGACCGCCGGGTGCGCTTCGAGCACTTCTTCCGCACCAACCCCGACTACGGCACCCACCAGGCCGGCTACTGCGTGGCCGCCGGCATCGGCGACCTGGCCCGGTGGGTCCGCACCACCCGCACCACGCCCGCCGACGTCGAGGCCCTGCGGGGCCACCGGGGCCGCACCGGCGCGCGCCTCTTCGACGACGCCTTCCTCGAGTGGTTCGCAGAGGTGGACCTCTGCGCCCTCGACGTCCACGCCGTGCCCGAGGGCCGCGTCGTGCACCCCAACACCCCGATGTCGGTGGTGGAGGGTCCCCTCGCCGCAGCCCAGCTGCTGGAGACGCCGCTGCTCAACGCCCTCAACTTCCCGACGCTGATCGCCACCAAGGCCAGCCGGGTGGCGGAGGCGGCCCGGGACCGCCCCGTGCTGGAGTTCGGCATGCGGCGAGCGGCAGGGGCCGGGGCCGACGCCGCCTCGCGCGCCGCCCTGGTGGGCGGGGCGGCCAGCACCTCCAACGCCGCCGTCGGCTACGCCGCCGGCATCGCCCCGAGCGGCACCCACGCCCACTCGATGGTCCAGCTGTTCCTCGCCCTGGGCGAGGGCGAGCGCGACGCCTTCGCGGCCTACGCCGACGCCTACCCCGACGACTGCCTGCTGCTCGTCGACACCATCGACACCCTGGGCTCCGGGGTCCCCAACGCCATCGCCACCTTCGAGGACCTCCGTCGGCGGGGCCACCAGCCGGTCGGCATCCGCCTCGACTCCGGCGACCTTGCCCACCTGGCCGTGCGCTCGGCCCGGATGCTCGACGACGCCGGCTTCGGCGACACCACCATCGTGCTGTCGAGCAGCCTCGACGAGCTGGCCATCTGGCAGATCGTCACCCAGGTCGCGTCGGAGGCGCCGCGGGCCGGCCTCGACGCCGACGCCGTCGTCGGCCGCCTGGTGTTCGGCGTCGGCTCCCGCCTGGCCACCAGCCACGGCGCCCCCAGCCTGGACGGCGTCTACAAGCTGGTGGCGGTGGACGAGGAGGGTGCGTGGGCTCCGGCCATCAAGCGGTCCGACACGCCCGAGAAGGTCCTCAACCCCGGGGCCAAGGGCCTGTGGCGCGTCTACGACGCCGGGGGCACGGCCACGGCCGACGTGCTGACCACCGCCGAGGAGCACCTGGCGCCGGGCACGGAGCTCCACCTGCACCACCACGGCCGCTCCGACCTCACCCGCACCGTCGCAGCCGACGGGTGGTCGGAGGCCGAGCCCCTCCTGGAGCCGATCGTCGTCGGCGGCGAGGTGGTGGTCGACGGCGGCCAGGACGCCCTCGACGACGTGGCCGCGGCCCGGGCCCGGCGCCGGGCCGACGTCGAGCGCCTCGACCCCGGCGTCCGCCGCCTGGTGAACCCGCACGTGTACCACGTGTCGATCACCGACGACCTGGCCGAGCTCAAGGCCGGCCTGCTGCGGACCCTCTGA
- a CDS encoding enoyl-CoA hydratase/isomerase family protein codes for MPDRYADFPDLTLDRPADHVLRITLDAPGLNAVSPAVHRQLADVWPVVDRDPDVHVVLLRGAGKGFSAGGSFDLLREMVEDEEARARVLREARDLVLNVIACSTPIVSALHGPAVGAGLAVGLLADISVVGRTATIIDGHTRLGVAAGDHAAICWPLLCGMAKAKYLLLTCDPLSGEEAERIGLVSLCVDDDEVQDRALAVATQLAGGAQAALRYTKHTLNHWYRAQTATFDASLAYEMMGFAGPDAREGLASLTEKRPPRFPGPAGA; via the coding sequence GTGCCCGACCGCTACGCCGACTTCCCCGACCTGACCCTCGACCGCCCCGCCGACCACGTGCTGCGCATCACCCTCGACGCCCCGGGCCTCAACGCGGTGTCGCCCGCGGTGCACCGCCAGCTGGCCGACGTGTGGCCCGTCGTCGACCGTGACCCCGACGTCCACGTGGTCCTGCTCCGTGGCGCGGGCAAGGGCTTCTCGGCCGGGGGCAGCTTCGACCTCCTGCGGGAGATGGTCGAGGACGAGGAGGCCCGGGCCCGGGTGCTGCGCGAGGCGCGCGACCTCGTGCTCAACGTGATCGCCTGCTCCACCCCCATCGTCTCCGCCCTGCACGGCCCGGCGGTTGGTGCGGGCCTGGCCGTGGGGCTCCTGGCCGACATCTCGGTGGTGGGGCGGACGGCCACGATCATCGACGGCCACACCCGCCTCGGGGTGGCCGCCGGCGACCACGCCGCCATCTGCTGGCCGCTGCTCTGCGGGATGGCCAAGGCCAAGTACCTGCTGCTCACCTGCGACCCGCTGAGCGGGGAGGAGGCCGAGCGCATCGGGCTGGTGTCGCTCTGCGTCGACGACGACGAGGTGCAGGACCGGGCGTTGGCCGTGGCCACCCAGCTGGCCGGCGGGGCCCAGGCCGCGCTCCGGTACACGAAGCACACGCTGAACCACTGGTACCGGGCCCAGACGGCCACCTTCGACGCCAGCCTGGCCTACGAGATGATGGGCTTCGCAGGCCCGGACGCCCGCGAGGGCCTGGCCAGCCTGACCGAGAAGCGCCCGCCCCGCTTCCCCGGCCCGGCCGGGGCGTAG
- a CDS encoding lactate racemase domain-containing protein: protein MSDRDLPHGALLAVRRQSPVVADVPAAVGDALDALDLAGRVRPGDTVALTGGSRGIADAVPALRAVVDRVRSLGAEPFLVPAMGSHGGATAEGQRAVLAGYGMTADALGCEVRASMDTVDLGPSPLGLPVLTDRLAHEADHLLLVNRVKPHTMFRGPVESGIAKMLVIGLGKHRGAAAAHRAVVDHGWGAVLADLVPVLEARTRLLGGVALVEGHDDHTALVAPVRADHVLEDEAPLLERARGWMARLPVAEVDVLLVDRIGKDISGAGLDTDVVGRKHDPSPGGDAPVAADVRVRVVAVRGLSPGTHGNALGIGLADLCRQRVLDAADWAATRTNALTAGHPDAAKAPIALRTDGELLTTGLSLIGLRTPADARVLWIRDTLHLDRVWASRAVLDEAAGRADLEVAGPVGPLPLGPDGDLPDLLPLG, encoded by the coding sequence GTGAGCGACCGCGACCTCCCCCACGGCGCGCTGCTCGCGGTGCGGCGCCAGAGCCCCGTGGTGGCCGACGTCCCCGCCGCGGTGGGAGACGCCCTCGACGCCCTCGACCTCGCCGGCCGGGTCCGTCCGGGCGACACCGTGGCCCTCACCGGCGGGAGCCGGGGGATCGCGGACGCGGTGCCCGCCCTGCGCGCCGTCGTCGACCGGGTCCGGTCCCTCGGCGCCGAGCCCTTCCTCGTGCCGGCGATGGGGAGCCACGGCGGGGCCACGGCCGAGGGCCAGCGGGCGGTGCTGGCCGGCTACGGCATGACCGCCGACGCACTGGGGTGCGAGGTGCGGGCATCGATGGACACCGTCGACCTCGGTCCCTCGCCCCTCGGCCTCCCGGTGCTCACCGACCGGCTGGCCCACGAGGCCGACCACCTGCTACTCGTCAACCGGGTCAAGCCCCACACCATGTTCCGGGGGCCGGTGGAGAGCGGCATCGCCAAGATGCTGGTGATCGGCCTGGGCAAGCACCGGGGGGCGGCCGCCGCCCACCGGGCCGTGGTCGACCACGGGTGGGGTGCGGTGCTGGCCGACCTGGTGCCCGTCCTGGAGGCGCGGACACGGTTGCTCGGCGGGGTCGCCCTGGTCGAGGGCCACGACGACCACACCGCCCTCGTGGCCCCGGTCCGGGCCGACCACGTGCTCGAGGACGAGGCGCCGCTCCTGGAGCGGGCCCGGGGGTGGATGGCCCGGCTGCCCGTCGCGGAGGTCGATGTGCTGCTGGTCGACCGCATCGGCAAGGACATCAGCGGCGCCGGCCTCGACACCGACGTCGTCGGGCGCAAGCACGACCCGTCCCCCGGCGGAGACGCACCCGTGGCCGCCGACGTGCGGGTGCGCGTGGTCGCGGTGCGGGGCCTGAGCCCGGGCACCCACGGCAACGCCCTCGGCATCGGGCTGGCCGACCTCTGCCGCCAGCGGGTGCTCGACGCCGCCGACTGGGCCGCGACCCGCACCAACGCGCTGACGGCCGGCCACCCCGACGCGGCCAAGGCGCCCATCGCCCTGCGCACCGACGGCGAGCTGCTGACCACCGGCCTCTCGCTCATCGGCCTGCGGACCCCGGCCGACGCCCGCGTCCTCTGGATCCGCGACACGCTCCACCTCGACCGGGTGTGGGCGTCCCGGGCCGTGCTCGACGAGGCGGCCGGGCGCGCCGACCTCGAGGTCGCCGGGCCGGTGGGGCCGCTCCCGCTCGGTCCCGACGGCGACCTGCCCGACCTGCTGCCCCTCGGCTGA
- a CDS encoding esterase/lipase family protein: MAPPDARPPAPRPTAARRRSLRLLVATAVAAVLALLAPAAAGAATVRPHATTYSGAIAYNLLHPGEDPPGANDWSCTPTADHPRPVVLLHGTFGNSTNAWQRLSPTLANDGWCVFALDYGADASPYPIRGAGDIPAAAAEVDAFVDRVLAATGAPEVDIVGHSQGGGILPRWYLRFLGGAAEVHTLVGMAPSNHGTTLFGLGTLARAFGLTTGVAAVSPAAEQQIVGSSTNATLDAGGDTVPGVSYTTIVSRYDQVVTPYTNQFLSGPDVTNHLLQDGCRIDYTEHLGVVYDPRAIALAVNALDPARPRPVPCTLQLVP, from the coding sequence ATGGCTCCCCCCGACGCGCGTCCGCCCGCCCCCCGCCCCACCGCCGCCCGCCGCCGATCGCTCCGCCTGCTGGTGGCCACGGCGGTGGCCGCGGTGCTGGCCCTGCTCGCCCCCGCCGCCGCGGGCGCGGCCACGGTGCGCCCCCACGCCACCACCTACTCCGGGGCCATCGCCTACAACCTCCTCCACCCCGGCGAGGACCCGCCGGGGGCCAACGACTGGTCGTGTACCCCCACCGCCGACCACCCCCGCCCCGTCGTCCTCCTCCACGGCACCTTCGGCAACAGCACCAACGCCTGGCAGCGGCTCTCGCCCACCCTCGCCAACGACGGCTGGTGCGTGTTCGCCCTCGACTACGGGGCCGACGCCTCCCCCTACCCCATCCGCGGTGCCGGCGACATCCCCGCGGCGGCGGCCGAGGTCGACGCCTTCGTCGACCGGGTGCTGGCCGCCACCGGGGCCCCCGAGGTCGACATCGTGGGCCACAGCCAGGGCGGCGGGATCCTGCCCCGCTGGTACCTGAGGTTCCTGGGCGGGGCCGCCGAGGTCCACACCCTCGTGGGCATGGCGCCCAGCAACCACGGCACGACGCTGTTCGGGCTGGGCACCCTGGCCCGGGCCTTCGGCCTCACCACGGGCGTGGCCGCCGTCTCGCCCGCGGCCGAGCAGCAGATCGTCGGCTCCTCGACCAACGCCACCCTCGACGCCGGCGGCGACACCGTGCCCGGCGTGTCCTACACGACCATCGTCAGCCGCTACGACCAGGTGGTCACCCCCTACACCAACCAGTTCCTGTCCGGCCCCGACGTCACCAACCACCTGCTCCAGGACGGCTGCCGCATCGACTACACCGAGCACCTCGGCGTGGTCTACGACCCCCGGGCCATCGCCCTGGCGGTCAACGCCCTCGACCCCGCCCGGCCCCGCCCCGTGCCCTGCACCCTCCAGCTCGTGCCCTGA
- a CDS encoding helix-turn-helix transcriptional regulator translates to MTNDPTGRALQLLSLLQTHRSWSGGELADRLEVSARTLRRDIDRLRTLGYEVEAAPGVAGGYRLAAGSHMPPLLLDDEEAVAIAVGLRAAAGASVAGIEDTSLRAMAKLEQVLPDHLRRRVSAVHGNVSHLRWRGDGPVVDPESLAVLAQGCRDQEQVRFDYQRRDGEDSRRLVEPHALVSAGRRWYLAAWDVRRDGWRTFRVDRLTDARLAGARFPVRPLPGGDAATYVADSLGSLPLPHTATLVADGALDDVRAALRWTDADLEAVDEGRTRVRLKAEGPGWLDTLVAMVATCFAVEVEGPDELRPRLALLADRLRAGLAAPA, encoded by the coding sequence ATGACGAACGACCCCACCGGCCGGGCGCTCCAGCTGCTGTCGTTGCTCCAGACCCACCGGTCCTGGTCGGGTGGGGAGCTGGCCGACCGCCTGGAGGTCAGCGCCCGGACCCTGCGGCGCGACATCGACCGCCTCCGGACCCTCGGCTACGAGGTCGAGGCCGCGCCGGGGGTCGCCGGGGGCTACCGCCTGGCGGCCGGCTCGCACATGCCGCCGCTGCTGCTCGACGACGAGGAGGCCGTGGCCATCGCGGTGGGCCTGCGGGCCGCCGCCGGGGCGTCGGTGGCCGGCATCGAGGACACCTCGCTGCGGGCCATGGCCAAGCTGGAGCAGGTGCTGCCCGACCACCTGCGCCGGCGCGTCAGCGCGGTGCACGGCAACGTCAGCCACCTGCGCTGGCGGGGCGACGGCCCCGTGGTCGACCCCGAGTCCCTCGCCGTGCTGGCCCAGGGCTGCCGCGACCAGGAGCAGGTGCGCTTCGACTACCAGCGGCGCGACGGGGAGGACTCCCGTCGGCTGGTCGAGCCCCACGCCCTGGTCTCGGCCGGGCGCCGCTGGTACCTGGCCGCGTGGGACGTGCGGCGCGACGGCTGGCGCACCTTCCGCGTCGACCGCCTCACCGACGCCCGGCTGGCCGGCGCCCGCTTCCCCGTCCGCCCCCTCCCCGGGGGCGACGCCGCCACCTACGTGGCCGACTCGCTGGGATCGCTCCCGCTCCCCCACACCGCGACCCTCGTGGCCGACGGCGCGCTCGACGACGTGCGCGCCGCGCTGCGCTGGACCGACGCCGACCTGGAGGCGGTCGACGAGGGGCGCACCCGGGTGCGGCTCAAGGCCGAGGGCCCGGGGTGGCTCGACACCCTCGTGGCCATGGTGGCCACGTGCTTCGCGGTCGAGGTCGAGGGGCCCGACGAGCTGCGGCCCCGGCTCGCCCTCCTCGCCGACCGCCTGCGGGCCGGCCTCGCTGCGCCCGCCTAG
- a CDS encoding 2,4'-dihydroxyacetophenone dioxygenase family protein has protein sequence MAAVMDAPQTIHRGEDDLPFVDLGPEGLLQVLQVDLAQGIWVIRNRFNPGTVVQTHKHTGVVYAFTQSGRWYYAETPEQASTAGSYLFEPAGSVHTLTVPEDNTEPTDVWFTIHGANLNLGADGDVEMVIDAHLILEVYRGLCAEQHGIDDPPVVVLDL, from the coding sequence ATGGCCGCAGTCATGGACGCACCGCAGACGATCCACCGGGGCGAGGACGACCTGCCCTTCGTCGACCTCGGGCCCGAGGGCCTGCTCCAGGTGCTCCAGGTCGACCTGGCCCAGGGGATCTGGGTGATCCGCAACCGCTTCAACCCGGGCACCGTGGTCCAGACCCACAAGCACACCGGCGTCGTCTACGCCTTCACCCAGAGCGGGCGCTGGTACTACGCCGAGACCCCCGAGCAGGCGAGCACCGCGGGCTCGTACCTCTTCGAGCCGGCCGGCTCGGTCCACACCCTGACGGTGCCCGAGGACAACACCGAGCCCACCGACGTCTGGTTCACGATCCACGGCGCCAACCTGAACCTGGGCGCCGACGGCGACGTGGAGATGGTGATCGACGCCCACCTCATCCTCGAGGTGTACCGGGGGCTGTGCGCCGAGCAGCACGGCATCGACGACCCCCCGGTGGTGGTCCTCGACCTCTGA